Proteins encoded by one window of Lepeophtheirus salmonis chromosome 10, UVic_Lsal_1.4, whole genome shotgun sequence:
- the LOC121125543 gene encoding uncharacterized protein: protein MEDELDVKIEIKMEPSNSYSNDQSEIFKRRMESLKPMEKRTAKAFLDYLIPEAYLWPIKDESVEDANSRKKTNSKTLIVVRAKKRRMDETEEARSLRLKTKSDKLRFIRLRESEEARNQRLEKDRQRHTEKRAQESDETRNQRNDRQRQRMRRVRAQEYGETRNQRLERDRIYHSEYRAKKSEETINECLKRERQRQSEYRVKESDESRNQRLEKDRQRHSEYIAQESEETRIQRLEREKLRRRRTRAEESDDNRSQRLQREKQRRRRTRAQESNETRKQRLQEDKQHQSQASAQEFDETRTPCLQTCQIFVEGHLKEGFLLDDYK, encoded by the coding sequence ATGGAAGATGAACTGGATGTAAAAATCGAAATTAAAATGGAACCTTCGAATTCATATTCAAATGATCAATCAGAAATCTTTAAACGTCGAATGGAAAGTTTAAAACCAATGGAAAAGAGAACTGCTAAAGCTTTTTTGGATTATTTGATCCCTGAAGCATACCTTTGGCCCATTAAGGATGAATCTGTGGAAGATGCTAATAGCCGTAAAAAGACTAATTCTAAAACTCTTATTGTAGTAAGAGCTAAAAAACGGCGTATGGACGAAACAGAAGAAGCAAGATCATTGCGTCTGAAGACTAAGAGTGATAAACTGCGTTTTATAAGATTAAGAGAGTCTGAAGAAGCTAGAAATCAACGCCTTGAAAAAGACAGACAACGTCACACTGAAAAGAGAGCTCAAGAGTCTGATGAAACTAGAAATCAACGCAATGATAGACAAAGACAGCGTATGAGGAGAGTAAGAGCTCAAGAGTATGGAGAAACTAGAAATCAACGCCTTGAAAGAGACAGAATATATCACTCAGAATACAGAGCTAAAAAGTCTGAAGAAACTATAAATGAATGCCTTAAAAGAGAAAGACAACGTCAGTCAGAATATAGAGTTAAAGAGTCTGATGAATCTAGAAATCAACGCCTTGAAAAAGACAGACAACGTCACTCAGAATACATAGCTCAAGAGTCTGAAGAAACTAGAATTCAACGACTTGAAAGAGAAAAACTACGTAGGAGAAGAACGAGAGCTGAAGAGTCTGATGATAACAGAAGTCAACGCCTTCAAAGAGAAAAACAACGTAGGAGACGAACAAGAGCTCAAGAGTCTAATGAAACTCGAAAACAACGCCTTCAAGAAGACAAACAACATCAATCACAGGCCAGTGCACAAGAGTTTGATGAAACTAGAACTCCATGCCTTCAAACTTGTCAAATTTTTGTAGAAGGACATCTAAAAGAGGGTTTCTTATTGGATGATTAcaaatag